The genomic stretch AGTCCGCCACGAAAGCGGGTTGCACACCCTCCCTGGTGACTGCAAAGTTTCGGCAAGCCTGGCTAAAGCAGCTCAGGAGCTGTTGAAGGCCGTCAGCTGAGTGGgcagtgactgctgcagaggagggtggcagaatggttaaaatgtttatctgccaatacagtgtccgtgagggactgggttcgaatcccgctcttgcgcTTTGTCCCAAGTTGGACTAGAAAATTCAACTCATTCGGGTGaggcgataaatcgaggtcccgtgtgcaacacacacttgctgcactgaaacaacagaacccatggcaacaaaagtgtttgttCTGCGGCAACATTCTGTataagaaatccattctgatgggtacacaaatatttatatgcatgcactcaagatctCACCGGTGCTTATGGTaatgctgctggccaggcgtcTGCGTAGTAGATGTTGTGTAGTGAAGATAtgaaatatggatttgtcctactGTAGTGACAACtcctcaagaaactgaaactaaaactgctgCGTCGTTTGCGCCAAGGAAGTTCCGTAGGTATTTCAGCTGAACTTAGGGCTTGCCACGAAGTCTGAGGAGGTTGAACAGCTTTCTGTCCAACAGGGTGGGTGCGAGAACGAAGCCCTGTTTGAATTCCTCCAACACAGATAGGAACTCTCTTGCCTGACACACTATCAATTGTTCTGACACACTGTCTTCTGCTGTCACTGTTCTGACACACTGTCTTCTGCTGTCACTGTTCTGACACACTGTCTTCTGTTGTCACTGTTCTGACACAGTCTTCTGTTGTCACTGTTCTGACACATTGTCTTCTGATGTCATTGTTCTGACACATTTTCTTCTGATGTCATTGCtctgacacactgtcactgttctgACACATTATCTTCTGCTGTCACTGTTCTGACACATTGTCTTATGATGTCATTGTTCTGACACATTTGTCTTCTGATGTCATTGTTCTGACACACTCTCACTGTTCTGACACATTGTCTTCTGTTGTCACTGTTCTGACACAGTCTTCTGTTGTCACTGTTCTAACACATTGTCTTCTGATGTCATTGTTCTGACACACTCTCACTGTTCTGACACATTATCTTCTGCTGTCACTGTTCTGACACATTGTCTTATGATGTCATTGTTCTGACACATTTGTCTTCTGATGTCATTGTTCTGACACACTCTCACTGTTCTGACACATTATCTTCTGCTGTCACTGTTCTGACACATTGTCTTCTGATGTCATTGTTCTGACACATTGTCTTCTGATGTCATTGTtctgacacactgtcactgttctgACACATTATCTTCTGCTGTCACTGTTCTGACACATTGTCTTCTGATGTCATTGTTCTGACACATTGTCACTGTTCTGACACATTGTCTTCTGATGTCATTGTTCTGACACATTGTCTTCTGATGTCGTTGTtctgacacacagtcactgttCCGACACACTGTCTTCTGTTGTCATTGTTCTGACACATTGTCATTGTTCCGACACACTGACTTCTGTTGTCATTGTTCTGACACATTGTCATTGTTCCGACACACTGACTTCTGTTGTCATTGTTCTGACACATTGACATTATTCCGACACACTGACTTCTGTTGTCATTGTTCTGACACATTGGCATTATTCCGACACACTGACTTCTGTTGTCATTGTTCTGACACATTGGCATTATTCCGACACACTGTCTTCTGTTGTCATTGTTCTGACACATTGTCATTGTTCTGACACACTGTCTTCTGCTGTCACTGTTCTGAAACATTGTCTTTTACTGTTATTGTTCTGACACACTGTCTTCTGTTGTCATTGTTCTGACACACCGTCATTGTTCTGACACATTGTCTCCTGATGTCGTTGTTccgacacactgtcattgttgtgacacactgtcattgttctgacacactgtcattgttctaacacactgtcactgttccgacacactgtcactgttgtgacacactgtcattgttccgacacactgtcattgttgtgacacactgtcactgttccgacacactgtcactgttgtgacacactgtcattgttccgacacactgtcattgttgtgacacactgtcactgttccgacacactgtcactgttccgacacactgtcattgttgtgACACATCGTGGCATTgtgacacactgtcattgttgtgACACACTGCCACTGTTccgacacactgtcactgttgtgaCACACTGTCATTGTCGTGACACATCGTGGCATTGTTgtgacacactgtcattgttgtgacacactgtcattgttgtgacacactgtcattgttgtgACACATCGTGGCATTGTTatgacacactgtcattgttgtgacacactgtcattgttccgacacactgtcactgttgtgaCACATCGTGGCATTGTTGACAGGCTCCGGCtgcaggaagaagagaagaaagctgAAGAAGAACGCCATCGAAAAGAGGTTGAGGAGCAGAAACGAAGGGACAAAGAAAAGTTACGTCTGGAAGAGGTGAATTcatcaacaagtgtgtgtgtgcgtgtgtgtgtgtgtgtgtgtgtgtgtgcgtgcgtgtgcgtgcgtgcgtgcgtgcgtgagtgtgtgtgtgtgttgtgttgtggtgtgtgtgttgtgctgtgtgtgtggatgtttgtgtgtgtgtgtgtgtgtgtgtgtgttgtgctgtgaccggggcatctacattcagtttcgcacagatggcaaacttttcaacttgcggcgactccacgccaggtccagggtgcttgaggcactgatgagagagttcctcttcgctgatgactgcgcgcttgctgcacacacccatgaggtcatgcagttcattatggacaggttctcaacctcctgcaggcgcttgtgtgtgtgtgtgtgtgtgtgtgtgtgtgtgtgtgcgcgcgcccgcgcgcgcgcgcgcgcctgtgtgtgtgttgtgttgtgtggtgtggtgtgtgtgtgtgtgtgtgtgtgtgtgaatgcttacaTGCATGTATTGTATATGTGTACTAGGTATTGAGTGCAAGTGTAAATCGAGCGTTGCAGATTCATGAAtgatcttgttttctttctcaccaccaccacccccaccccccgctcccccacctttcctgcctccccctctccacccccccgctcccccatctttcctgcctccccctctccacccccaccccaccccaccccgctcccccacctttcctgcctgcccctctccacccccacccccaccccacgccaccccacccccgctcccccacctttcctgcctgcccctctccacccccacccccaccccacccccgctcccccacctttcctgcctccccctctccacccccatccccacgccaccccaccccctctcccccacctttcctgcctccccctctccacccccacccccacccccacgccacccccgctcccccacctttcctgcctccccctctccacccccaccccaccccctctcccccacctttcctgcctccccctctccacccccaccccaccccctctcccccacctttcctgcctccccctctccacccccacccccacccccacgccacccccgctcccccacctttcctgcctccccctctccacccccacccccacgccacccccgctcccccacctttcctgcctccccctctccacccccacccccacccccacgccacccccgctcccccacctttcctgcctccccctctccacccccatccccacgccaccccaccccctctcccccacctttcctgcctccccctctccacccccacccccacccccacgccacccccgctcccccacctttcctgcctccccctctccacccccacccccacgccacccccgctcccccacctttcctgcctccccctctccacccccacccccacgccacccccgctcccccacctttcctgcctccccctctccacccccacccccacgccacccccgctcccccacctttcctgcctccccctctccacccccacccccacgccacccccgctcccccacctttcctgcctccccctctccacccccacccccacgccaccccacccccgctcccccacctttcctgcctccccctctccacccccacccccacgccacccccgctcccccacctttcctgcctccccctctccacccccacccccacgccaccccacccccgctcccccacctttcctgcctccccctctccacccccacccccacgccaccccacccccgctcccccacctttcctgcctccccctctccaccccccacccccctcagctcAAACGCCAGGAAGAAGCAGCCAAGGAGAAGGAACGTAAACGCCAGCGGGACCTCAAACGGCGGGACGTGAACCGGGAACGCATGCAGAACCTGGAGGGGCTGCGGCAGAAACAGAAGGTCATGGAGCCCTGGGTCTTCTCCTACTTTGTGGATTGGTCCAAGGAAACCTATGGAAGGTTAGaatccctctcccatctctgtctgtctctgtctctctccccccctctctcatctctctctctctgtctgtctctctctctctcccccctctctctctctctacctattttGTGGAGTGGTCCAAGGAAACCTATGGAAGGTTAGaatccctctcccatctctgtctctgtctctctccccccctctctcatctctctctctctgtctgtctctctctctccccccccccctctctctctctacctattttGTGGAGTGGTCCAAGGAAACCTATGGAAGGTTAGaatccctctcccatctctgtctctgtctctctccccccctctctcatctctctctctgtctgtctctctctctcccccctctctctctctacctattttGTGGAGTGGTCCAAGGAAACCTATGGAAGGTTAGaatccctctcccatctctgtctctgtctctctccccccctctctcatctctctctctctgtctgtctctctctctccccctctctctctctctacctattttGTGGAGTGGTCCAAGGAAACCCATGGAAGGTTAGaatccctctcccatctctgtctctgtctctctccccccctctctcatctctctctctgtctgtctctctctctcccccctctctctctctacctattttGTGGAGTGGTCCAAGGAAACCTATGGAAGGTTAGAATCCctctcccatatctctctctctctctgtcgctgtctctgtttctgtctctctctccctctctcacgtgTGCGCATTCCACGAgtgcagactgttgtgcaaatcacTGTTTGAAAatgcgcctagagcttggtctcaaagCAAGGATAGGCGTTGTtgaagtatccgtatcatcatcaccatcatcatcatcatcatcaccatcatcatcatcatcatcatcatcatcatcacacccgtTTGTGTATTCAGTAAGAAGCTTATGGTAGATCATAATTATGCAGACAGAAAGCATACTTGAATATGGAtgaatcagctctctctctctctcttttctcttctctctccctctccctcttttctctctctctctcagtctctctttctctttactctcctctctctctctctctctctctctctctctctctctctctctctctccgctgaagTCGAAACATATACAACCAAGACTctttttatgtttaaaattatGTTTGATATTGCTCCTCCTCCTTTAAGAAGCAGATTTGCAACCTACCCAGTCCATCATCTACCCAAGATTATGGTGCCGCTCCCAAGAGTCGATATTTTCAAGCCTAGTCTAATCCATTCTGGAGGTTGCTTATGGAATGCAATGTTATCTACTGTTAATatccatgaaataaaaaaaaaaagtacacgcatttaagaaaattactcgtgaatatcTCATGAAGAACTTAAAAACACTGTAATTCATAGAAAACCCTTCCCTGTATTGTTTATGGTGTTATTGATAGTTATAAGatatgcctctctccttctcccacattacccacattttctttcatgaatctcatacttgtgtgtacattactgtattattgttcttccatttgctttgatatgtgttgtaatttaactttgtaatgtaacttttgacccacccccccctctctctctctctctctctcattctcctctgtcgatttatcagtctgtccgtctgtttgtctgtctctcactctcatttcatcgttttcttctttactctctcccctctccccacaccccctctctctctctctttctcctcagtcGATTTataagtctgtccgtctgtctgtctgtctgtctctcactctcatttcatcgttttcttctttactctctcccctctcgccccccccccccctctctctctctctctctctctctctctcttttcctctcttctgatatgaattttctccgtttatgcttgtgcgtttctttttctttctttctttctttttttaccccagggcagggtggaaaaaagcattcttgtcattatgcttcgttcgttctctctctctctctctctctctctctctctctctctctctctctctcgctatatatatatatatatatatatatatataatatatatatatatatatatatatatatatatatatatatatatatatatatacctccttCGTAGAGTGATCCAAAGAGACCTAAGGAAGGTacaaactccctccctccctctctctgtctcttctcttctcatctctctctctgtccctgtctctgtctctctgtttctctctctctctctctatatatatatatatagagagagagagagagagaagggagagtaaagagaaagagagactgagagagagagagagagagagagagagagagagagagagagagaagacagaaggatGGTTGTGTGGTGAATATATAAACAGACTCAGGTTGATTTGTGATGAATTGACTGACGTACTTTCTGAAGGCTAATCATTTGGATTGCTGAATGACACATCAGTTCatagagaataataatgatgatcataaaacaacaacgatgGATTGCTGAATGACACATCAGTTCAtagagaataatgatgatgatcataaaacAACGATGGATTGCTGAATGACACATCAGTTCATAgagaataatgatgatcataaaacaacaacgatgGATTGCTGAATGACACATCAGTTCAtagagaataatgatgatgatcataaaacAACGATGGATTGCTGAATGACACATCAGTTCATAgagaataatgatgatcataaaacaacaacgatgGATTGCTGAATGACACATCAGTTCATAGagaataattatgatgatcataAAACAACGATGGATTGCTGAATGACACATCAGTTAatagagaataataatgatgatcataaaacAACGATGGATTGCTGAATGACACATCAGTTCatagagaataataatgatgatcataaaacaacaacgatgGATTGCTGAATGACACATCAGTTTCATGgagaataatgatgatcataaaacAACggacaatagtagtagtagtaatgataatagacaggcgcaatagccgagtggttaaagcgttggacttttaatctgagggtcccgggggtcgaatctcggtaacgggcgccagggtgggtaaaggatggagacttttccgatctccacGTCACCATAGtgcacctgcttgtgcctgaaccccctcgtgATTACCAAGCAAAGACAATACGCAtcgttaagatcctgtaatctatgtcaactTCGGGGTAAGGACACAAGAacaatccagcatgcacacccacaaacgGCGGTAAAAcgcatacacgaaaaagcccacccGTTACATACGAGTGAAATGTAGTTTCAGCCCACAAGAAAGCAATATACACCGATGACcgacacacaaataaaaaatatgataatgataaatatatTAGCCATTAGTCCTTTGACCCACATGTACTGTTTCAGGCCCATGGGAGCGACCAGAAACGATCGAAGTACCCAAGCTCCCAAaagaagcacaacacacacacataaacgcgacaaacaacacacacgtgaACGATGAGTTTTCCAATTGACACTATTTCGAATCTTATTCACTGTTCGTGCATGTACCATGATTGCCAACAAGTCCATATCGCCACGTATATCAGTTCACTAGTTATGGATGTATAACCAGTAGGATTAAGGCACAGAGGCATGCATATTTGGCCGCAATTAGGATGGGAAAAAGATCTCTTATgcccaagaacgtggcgtctagtgtttGCTcatctattgtatttggaaaggcccacagagactctgttccgtttgaagaaatttgcgccagtgttggtttggaaatgatgccgatattttgtttgatttgcaaagcatcgtgctctacctttcatgttagacttacggccgctccctctctctgcttttatttctttgaggcgatcgatggtgtgatggccttgtacctgttctttttgatattctttgacttttctgaggatttccgattttcctagatgtaggccgctcgttggtgttgcgttaccagcaagtctgtcagctcgctcatttccctttaacacctgcatgtcccgggcagtatgaccatgtgagttttttaatctgaaagttgcgcattgccttatgccactctgggcttcccattccgttttcgatattctgtatgaggttca from Babylonia areolata isolate BAREFJ2019XMU chromosome 6, ASM4173473v1, whole genome shotgun sequence encodes the following:
- the LOC143283172 gene encoding uncharacterized protein LOC143283172 isoform X1; protein product: MKHKKKKLTEEEREQLRLQEEEKKAEEERHRKEVEEQKRRDKEKLRLEELKRQEEAAKEKERKRQRDLKRRDVNRERMQNLEGLRQKQKVMEPWVFSYFVDWSKETYGRPMGATEDEKKKKGKKKK
- the LOC143283172 gene encoding uncharacterized protein LOC143283172 isoform X2 gives rise to the protein MKHKKKKLTEEEREQLRLQEEEKKAEEERHRKEVEEQKRRDKEKLRLEELKRQEEAAKEKERKRQRDLKRRDVNRERMQNLEGLRQKQKVMEPWVFSYFVDWSKETYGSAV